Proteins from a single region of Urocitellus parryii isolate mUroPar1 chromosome 4, mUroPar1.hap1, whole genome shotgun sequence:
- the LOC113176060 gene encoding olfactory receptor 5AL1: MANGNHSSVSEFILSGLTDNPELQIILFGVFLIIYLACVMGNLGLIVLIQISPQLHTPMYFFLSHLAFVDFCFTSSATPNMLVNLLRQVKSIAFYSCAIQVCCFITFVVCELYLLSIMAYDRYVAIYDPLLYVILMPKKLCMQMVASTYIYGFTVGLAQTIATFHLSFCDSNVLNHFYCDDVPLMALACSDTHIKEMMLLIIAGFNTLCSLIVVIISYAFILVAILRIRSAEGRQKAFSTCASHLTSITIFYGTIIFMYLQPKSSHSLNTDKFASVFYIVIIPMLNPLIYSLRNKEVKSALKRMIEKLCLVIK, translated from the coding sequence ATGGCTAATGGTAATCACTCATCAGTGTCTGAATTTATCCTCTCAGGGCTCACAGATAATCCAGAACTTCAAATCATCCTCTTTGGTGTATTCTTAATCATTTACTTAGCTTGTGTCATGGGTAATCTTGGACTGATTGTACTAATCCAAATCAGTCCTCAGCTTCACACACCCATGTATTTTTTCCTCAGCCATCTGGCTTTTGTTGACTTTTGCTTCACCTCCTCTGCCACCCCCAACATGCTGGTGAATCTCCTGCGTCAAGTTAAAAGTATAGCATTTTACTCATGTGCCATTCAAGTCTGCTGCTTCATCACATTTGTAGTCTGTGAACTATATTTGCTGTCAATCATGGCATATGATCGGTATGTGGCTATCTATGACCCTTTACTTTATGTCATTCTCATGCCTAAGAAACTCTGTATGCAAATGGTTGCTAGCACATACATCTATGGATTCACAGTGGGTCTTGCACAGACAATAGCAACATTCCACCTGTCGTTCTGTGACTCCAATGTGCTCAATCACTTCTACTGTGATGATGTCCCCTTAATGGCTCTGGCTTGTTCTGACACTCACATCAAAGAGATGATGCTCTTAATCATCGCTGGTTTCAATACCTTATGCTCTCTAATTGTTGTGATCATTTCTTATGCCTTCATCCTCGTTGCCATCCTGAGGATTCGTTCAGCTGAAGGAAGACAGAAGGCATTCTCTACCTGTGCATCCCACCTGACCTCCATCACAATATTTTATGGgacaattatttttatgtacctGCAGCCTAAGTCAAGCCATTCTCTGAACACAGATAAATTTGCTTCAGTGTTTTACATAGTAATAATTCCCATGTTAAACCCATTGATTTACAGCTTGAGAAATAAGGAGGTAAAGAGTGCTCTGAAAAGAATGATAGAAAAGTTGTGTTTGGTTATCAAATAA